The following coding sequences lie in one Candidatus Marinarcus aquaticus genomic window:
- a CDS encoding M48 family metallopeptidase, with the protein MDFNITINNEIVTVQFIQTRSVKHCYIKILDASHIRIKAHPSFSLKEAQKVIDKKFAWLEKHIVRLKAKELESHEFYYLGKKYDRRKNFLSQEELDVFFKKEAKEQILPLVEKHASRMQCYPSQVKFRKNKSRWGSCSIHNVINFNFLLMKFPKSVIEYVVIHELAHIKHKNHSKAFWNFVEEFCPTYKEQERLLKLF; encoded by the coding sequence TTGGATTTTAATATAACAATCAATAATGAAATTGTCACCGTACAATTTATTCAAACACGAAGCGTCAAACACTGTTACATCAAAATTTTAGATGCTTCACATATTCGTATCAAAGCCCATCCTTCCTTTAGTTTAAAAGAGGCTCAAAAGGTGATTGATAAAAAGTTTGCATGGCTTGAAAAACATATTGTACGTCTTAAAGCCAAAGAGCTTGAAAGTCACGAGTTTTACTATTTAGGAAAAAAATATGATCGCAGAAAAAATTTTTTATCCCAAGAAGAGCTGGATGTTTTTTTTAAAAAAGAGGCCAAAGAACAGATTCTGCCTTTGGTTGAAAAACATGCTTCACGTATGCAGTGTTATCCCAGCCAAGTTAAATTTCGAAAAAACAAAAGTCGATGGGGAAGTTGCTCAATACACAATGTGATTAATTTCAATTTTTTACTGATGAAATTCCCTAAAAGTGTCATTGAGTATGTGGTGATACATGAGTTGGCGCATATCAAACACAAAAACCACTCAAAAGCATTTTGGAATTTTGTAGAAGAGTTTTGCCCAACGTATAAAGAGCAAGAGAGGTTACTTAAGCTTTTTTAA
- the nhaD gene encoding sodium:proton antiporter NhaD, with protein sequence MFKTLITLLLSSVALFASAGGNTGEVAPNITMTWVGFACLFIFVIGYYFIAAEEKYGIDKAKPALFIGTFMFLLVAIYYAINGLSLDLVHTEAQHLILEIAGIFFFLFVAMTYIESLIHMGVFDRLKYNLVSKGYSYRKLYWLTGILAFFLSPVADNLTTALILSTVLITIEREKKEFLVPGAINIVVAANAGGAWSPFGDITTLMAWTAGKGTFTDFFYIFPSAVLGYLATAVILARFVPDTQPDFDATKEVKPKMHEGAKVVMALGIFTIFCAVMSHQVLHLPAMWGMLFGLSLLKLYAYSLKKKFGSEHFNVFHSIAKIENNTLLFFFGILAAVGALYFIGWLGLAVVVYNPDVLGPTWSNIGVGFLSAIVDNVPVMSAVLKANPDMGLDQWMLVTLTAGVGGSLISFGSAAGVGVMGKLHGIYTFGSHMKYAWAILIGYIISVSVWYLQYEVLGIQHA encoded by the coding sequence ATGTTTAAAACGTTAATAACATTGTTGCTCTCTTCTGTTGCACTGTTTGCATCAGCAGGAGGTAATACAGGTGAAGTGGCACCAAATATAACCATGACATGGGTAGGATTTGCATGTCTGTTTATTTTTGTGATTGGGTACTATTTTATTGCTGCTGAAGAGAAATACGGTATCGATAAAGCAAAACCAGCACTTTTTATTGGTACGTTTATGTTTTTATTGGTTGCAATTTACTATGCAATCAATGGATTGTCGCTGGATTTAGTGCACACAGAAGCACAACACTTGATTTTAGAAATTGCTGGAATTTTCTTCTTCTTATTCGTTGCAATGACCTACATTGAATCTTTGATTCATATGGGTGTATTTGACCGATTAAAATACAACTTGGTCTCTAAAGGGTATTCATACAGAAAACTATATTGGTTGACGGGTATCTTGGCTTTCTTCCTTTCTCCTGTTGCAGATAACTTAACAACAGCGTTAATTTTATCAACGGTTCTAATTACGATTGAAAGAGAGAAAAAAGAGTTCTTGGTTCCTGGAGCTATTAACATTGTAGTTGCAGCAAATGCAGGTGGTGCTTGGTCGCCATTTGGGGATATCACTACGCTTATGGCATGGACAGCAGGTAAAGGAACATTTACAGACTTCTTCTATATTTTCCCATCAGCAGTATTAGGATACTTAGCAACAGCAGTTATCTTAGCTCGATTTGTTCCAGATACGCAACCTGATTTCGATGCTACTAAAGAGGTGAAACCAAAGATGCATGAGGGTGCAAAAGTGGTTATGGCTTTAGGTATCTTTACAATCTTCTGTGCAGTTATGTCTCACCAAGTATTACACTTACCAGCAATGTGGGGTATGTTATTTGGTCTTTCATTATTAAAACTCTACGCATACTCTTTAAAGAAAAAATTCGGAAGTGAACACTTCAACGTATTCCACTCAATTGCTAAAATTGAGAACAACACACTGCTATTCTTCTTTGGTATTTTAGCAGCGGTTGGTGCGTTATACTTTATTGGATGGCTTGGATTAGCAGTTGTGGTTTATAACCCAGATGTATTAGGTCCTACGTGGTCAAATATTGGGGTTGGATTCTTATCTGCAATCGTGGACAACGTTCCTGTTATGTCGGCTGTTCTTAAAGCAAACCCAGATATGGGACTTGACCAATGGATGTTGGTCACATTGACTGCTGGTGTTGGTGGATCATTGATTTCATTTGGTTCTGCAGCAGGTGTTGGTGTTATGGGTAAACTTCACGGGATTTACACATTCGGTTCACACATGAAATATGCATGGGCTATTTTAATTGGATATATCATCTCTGTTTCAGTGTGGTATTTACAATACGAAGTTTTAGGTATTCAACACGCCTAA
- the guaA gene encoding glutamine-hydrolyzing GMP synthase — translation MKHVPIVVLDFGSQYTQIIARKLRESGVYSEIVPYNEKIEDIKARTPKGIILSGGPASVYAKDAYHPDPEVFELGLPMLGICYGMQLISQHFGGSVIPADHHEYGKAKLTFETPSDIFKDTQDGQIVWMSHGDRVENIPEGFEKIATSENSPYAAIADLNRLVYAFQFHPEVYHSQEGSKLLKNFAKYICNCESTWNMGSFAKEQIQKIQDQVGSKKVLCGVSGGVDSSVVATLLAEAIGDQLIPVFVDNGLLRANEREQVEAMFAARGVNLITVDASETFLSRLEGVTDPETKRKIIGETFIEVFDTEAKKHDGIEFLAQGTLYTDVIESVSVKGPSKTIKSHHNVGGLPDWMTFELIEPLREIFKDEVRALGLELGLPKDMIGRHPFPGPGLAIRVMGDVNKPDLELLRKADVIMLDVLHATGLYDKTWQAFTVLLNVKSVGVMGDNRTYDNTVCVRIVEATDGMTATFAHIPHDVLETISRRIINEVDGINRVVYDISSKPPATIEWE, via the coding sequence ATGAAACATGTTCCAATCGTTGTGTTAGATTTTGGAAGCCAGTACACTCAAATCATTGCACGTAAACTCAGAGAATCCGGTGTATACAGTGAGATTGTACCTTATAATGAAAAGATTGAAGACATCAAAGCAAGAACGCCTAAAGGGATTATCCTAAGTGGAGGTCCAGCTTCAGTGTATGCTAAAGATGCGTACCATCCAGACCCAGAAGTATTTGAATTAGGACTTCCTATGTTAGGGATTTGCTACGGTATGCAGTTAATCTCTCAACACTTCGGTGGAAGTGTAATTCCAGCAGACCATCACGAGTATGGAAAAGCGAAGTTAACATTTGAAACACCCAGTGATATTTTCAAAGATACACAAGATGGACAAATTGTTTGGATGTCTCATGGTGATCGAGTAGAGAACATTCCAGAAGGGTTTGAAAAGATTGCAACGAGTGAAAACTCTCCGTATGCTGCCATTGCAGATTTAAATCGATTGGTGTATGCTTTTCAATTTCACCCAGAAGTATACCACTCACAAGAGGGAAGCAAACTGCTTAAAAACTTTGCAAAATATATTTGTAACTGTGAAAGCACTTGGAACATGGGCAGTTTTGCAAAAGAGCAAATTCAAAAGATTCAAGACCAAGTAGGAAGTAAAAAAGTGTTATGTGGTGTTTCAGGTGGGGTTGACTCATCGGTTGTTGCTACGCTTTTAGCTGAAGCCATTGGTGACCAACTTATTCCTGTGTTTGTAGATAATGGATTGTTAAGAGCCAATGAGCGAGAGCAAGTAGAAGCGATGTTTGCTGCTCGTGGAGTGAATCTTATCACAGTAGATGCAAGTGAAACATTTCTTTCAAGACTTGAAGGGGTGACTGACCCAGAAACGAAACGAAAAATCATCGGTGAAACATTCATCGAAGTGTTTGATACAGAGGCTAAAAAACATGATGGTATTGAGTTCTTAGCACAAGGTACATTGTACACAGACGTTATTGAGTCTGTTTCAGTGAAAGGACCTTCTAAAACCATCAAATCTCACCACAACGTAGGTGGACTTCCTGATTGGATGACATTTGAGTTAATCGAGCCATTAAGAGAAATCTTTAAAGATGAAGTTCGAGCTTTAGGATTAGAGCTTGGATTACCAAAAGATATGATTGGACGACACCCTTTCCCTGGTCCTGGACTTGCTATTCGAGTCATGGGGGATGTAAATAAACCAGATTTAGAACTCTTAAGAAAAGCGGACGTTATTATGTTGGACGTGCTTCATGCAACAGGTTTATACGACAAAACGTGGCAAGCCTTTACAGTTTTATTAAACGTAAAATCAGTGGGTGTTATGGGTGATAACAGAACGTATGACAACACGGTATGTGTAAGAATCGTTGAAGCAACCGATGGTATGACTGCAACGTTTGCTCATATTCCTCATGATGTGCTTGAAACCATTTCAAGACGGATTATCAATGAGGTGGATGGGATTAACCGTGTAGTGTACGACATATCTTCTAAGCCACCAGCAACCATCGAATGGGAATAA
- a CDS encoding HAMP domain-containing methyl-accepting chemotaxis protein: MFQNIKTKMKLSIMALVALVALLVVGVLGIIQLKKVNNGLTTVYNDRVVPLEQLKIIADAYAVNIVDTTHQTRNGNLTFEQCIENISNAQKSIDTQWKAYTSTFLTPEELQLSKETNVLMKTGNEVSKTIKEACIEGDLDLLTKITIEDLYPKIDPIGEKISALISLQLKIAKSETENAYDIYEKSKITTIVAIILFLVIILLLAYMIIVDISKKLERFQMGLGSFFAFLNRESQSVELIDIRSNDEFGDMTKVVNENINKTKIGIEEDRKLIDETIYVLGEFENGDLNQRLQTKVANPALMELKNVVNKMADKLENNIDHVLSILDDYSKYNYLNRISTTNLKEHLLKLAKGVNDLGDSVTEMLTENKINGLTLDESSNTLLNNVDKLNASSNEAASSLEETAAALEEITSNIRHNTESIAKMSKYSGSVTQSAQEGEKLANKTNISMDEINEQVTAINEAISVIDQIAFQTNILSLNAAVEAATAGEAGKGFAVVAQEVRNLASRSAEAAKEIKTLVETATLKANDGKNIAGEMIEGYKVLNDNISQTIGLISDIEGASKEQLLGIEQINDAVNELDQQTQRNAMVASQTHDIAILTDEIAKLVVSDADKKEFKGKESVTARKSNNKE, encoded by the coding sequence ATGTTTCAAAACATAAAAACAAAAATGAAGTTATCCATCATGGCCTTGGTTGCTTTGGTTGCACTATTGGTGGTGGGTGTCCTTGGAATTATCCAATTAAAAAAAGTGAACAATGGATTAACTACGGTTTATAATGATCGAGTGGTTCCTTTGGAACAGTTAAAAATCATTGCAGATGCGTATGCTGTGAATATTGTTGATACGACACATCAAACACGAAACGGTAATCTTACGTTTGAGCAGTGTATTGAAAATATCAGCAATGCTCAAAAGAGTATTGATACACAGTGGAAAGCTTACACTTCTACGTTTTTAACTCCTGAAGAGTTACAGTTGTCTAAAGAGACCAATGTGTTGATGAAAACGGGCAATGAAGTTTCCAAAACCATTAAAGAAGCCTGTATAGAAGGAGATTTAGACCTCTTAACAAAAATTACGATTGAAGATTTGTACCCTAAAATTGACCCTATTGGAGAGAAGATTTCTGCGTTGATCTCTTTACAATTAAAAATTGCTAAAAGTGAAACTGAAAATGCGTATGACATTTATGAAAAAAGCAAAATCACAACCATTGTGGCGATTATTCTTTTTTTAGTTATTATTTTATTACTTGCATATATGATCATTGTGGATATCAGTAAAAAACTCGAACGTTTCCAAATGGGATTAGGTTCATTTTTTGCATTTTTAAACCGAGAATCGCAAAGCGTAGAGTTGATTGACATTCGTTCAAACGATGAATTTGGCGACATGACAAAAGTGGTCAATGAAAATATCAATAAAACCAAAATCGGCATTGAAGAAGATCGTAAATTAATTGATGAAACCATCTATGTTTTAGGAGAGTTTGAAAATGGAGATTTAAATCAACGTTTACAAACCAAAGTTGCTAATCCTGCTTTAATGGAATTGAAAAATGTGGTTAATAAAATGGCAGATAAATTAGAAAACAACATTGATCATGTTTTATCAATTTTGGATGATTACAGTAAATACAACTACTTAAATCGTATTTCAACCACGAATTTAAAAGAGCATCTTTTAAAATTGGCTAAAGGGGTCAATGACTTAGGTGACTCTGTGACTGAAATGTTGACTGAAAATAAAATCAATGGATTAACGCTTGATGAGAGTTCAAACACTCTATTAAATAACGTTGATAAACTCAATGCCAGTTCAAATGAAGCTGCCTCAAGTTTAGAAGAGACAGCAGCAGCACTTGAAGAGATTACGTCAAATATTCGACACAACACTGAGAGCATTGCAAAAATGTCTAAATACTCAGGCAGTGTGACACAATCTGCGCAAGAGGGTGAAAAACTGGCAAATAAAACCAACATCTCTATGGATGAAATCAATGAACAAGTCACCGCAATCAATGAAGCAATTTCAGTGATTGATCAAATTGCATTTCAAACCAATATTTTAAGTTTAAATGCAGCCGTTGAAGCAGCCACTGCAGGTGAAGCTGGAAAAGGGTTTGCTGTTGTTGCTCAAGAGGTGAGAAACTTAGCATCACGTTCAGCAGAAGCTGCCAAAGAGATTAAAACATTGGTTGAAACGGCAACATTAAAAGCCAATGACGGTAAAAATATTGCAGGTGAAATGATTGAAGGGTATAAAGTGCTTAATGATAATATTTCACAAACGATTGGTTTAATCTCTGATATTGAAGGGGCATCCAAAGAGCAACTGCTTGGAATTGAACAAATCAATGATGCCGTTAATGAGTTGGATCAACAAACACAACGAAACGCTATGGTTGCCTCACAAACCCATGATATTGCTATTTTGACAGATGAAATTGCCAAACTTGTTGTCAGCGACGCGGACAAAAAAGAGTTTAAAGGTAAAGAGAGTGTAACTGCAAGAAAATCAAACAATAAAGAATAA
- the nadB gene encoding L-aspartate oxidase: MVYDYIIIGTGVAGLNAARLIPKDKKVLMLCKKAPWECNTFYAQGGVATAVDKTDIEPHINDTLVAGVHHNNIEAVRKLSENSRAGIDDLIEAGLQFDKNAKGELAFTKEAAHSRSRILHADGDATGRMIHMFLLQVCPHTIQTDAVVCDLLIEDGVCYGVQYFTDETTQKVAYAHQTIIASGGIGSIYKYHTNSTAIAGEVQGICIEKGLELNDMEMMQFHPTVFKGTSYARKPLLSEALRGEGACIVDDDDKRFLFEYHKDGELAPRDVVSRAIFDYNKKTNKPIFLSFKEFDKTYFKQRFPNIYANFKDLGYDLPFERVPISPAFHYAMGGIAIDTNAKVKGVKNLYAVGEAACSGLHGANRLASNSLLEGIVYSKIAVEESLKHPFEIVCENYTKPIKNYIRNQTIDKEIKNNLRKIMWKSASISRNQNDLKTALIQIDTFLKEDVGRLLFLRLLTAKSILTSAIKRTSSLGAHYIKEN; encoded by the coding sequence ATGGTGTATGACTATATTATTATAGGTACAGGTGTGGCGGGTTTGAATGCCGCGCGTTTGATACCTAAAGATAAAAAAGTATTGATGTTGTGTAAAAAAGCACCGTGGGAGTGTAACACCTTTTATGCTCAAGGAGGTGTTGCTACTGCCGTTGATAAAACCGACATTGAACCACATATCAACGACACGCTTGTTGCAGGTGTGCATCACAACAACATAGAAGCTGTACGTAAACTCAGTGAGAACTCACGAGCAGGGATTGATGACCTCATTGAAGCAGGCTTACAGTTTGACAAAAATGCCAAAGGGGAACTTGCTTTTACCAAAGAAGCAGCTCATTCCCGAAGCCGAATTTTACATGCCGATGGCGATGCCACAGGGCGTATGATTCACATGTTTTTACTGCAAGTGTGTCCTCACACCATTCAAACCGATGCGGTGGTTTGTGATTTGCTCATAGAAGATGGTGTTTGTTATGGAGTGCAGTACTTTACAGATGAAACGACACAAAAAGTGGCGTATGCGCATCAAACCATTATTGCAAGTGGTGGGATTGGTTCGATTTATAAATATCACACCAACTCAACGGCGATTGCTGGAGAAGTTCAAGGTATTTGTATTGAAAAAGGGCTTGAACTCAATGATATGGAGATGATGCAGTTTCACCCAACAGTATTCAAAGGGACTTCCTATGCCAGAAAACCTCTTTTAAGTGAAGCGTTAAGAGGTGAGGGAGCGTGCATTGTGGATGATGACGATAAACGTTTCTTATTTGAGTATCACAAAGATGGAGAACTGGCTCCTCGTGATGTGGTCAGCCGAGCTATTTTTGACTACAATAAAAAAACCAATAAACCCATTTTCCTTTCGTTTAAAGAGTTTGATAAAACCTATTTTAAACAACGATTTCCCAACATTTATGCCAACTTTAAAGATTTAGGTTATGACTTGCCGTTTGAGCGTGTACCAATTTCACCTGCCTTTCATTATGCTATGGGGGGTATTGCCATTGATACCAATGCCAAAGTTAAAGGGGTTAAAAATCTCTATGCCGTTGGTGAAGCGGCGTGTTCAGGTCTGCATGGTGCCAATCGATTGGCTTCAAACTCTTTGCTTGAAGGCATTGTCTACTCAAAAATTGCGGTTGAGGAGAGTTTGAAACATCCTTTTGAGATAGTGTGTGAAAACTACACAAAACCAATTAAAAACTATATTCGTAATCAAACAATTGATAAAGAGATTAAAAATAATCTTCGAAAAATCATGTGGAAAAGTGCATCAATATCACGTAATCAAAACGATTTAAAAACTGCTTTGATACAAATTGATACATTTTTAAAAGAAGATGTTGGTCGCCTGCTTTTTTTAAGGCTACTTACGGCAAAATCTATTTTAACGTCTGCCATAAAGCGGACAAGCTCGCTAGGAGCGCATTATATTAAGGAGAATTGA
- a CDS encoding pyridoxal phosphate-dependent aminotransferase: protein MKIAKRMENLSPSVTMAITALGRELKAQGRDILSFSAGEPDFNTPDIIKEAAIDAIKAGHTKYTAVEGITETKQAIINKLKRDHGLNYELNHIVISNGAKHSLFNLFQVLIEEGDEVIIPAPYWVTYPEQVKFSDGVPVFIDTDDSTEFKITPEQLKAAITPKTKILLLNTPSNPTGSVYSKEELIAIGEVLKGTDILVLSDEMYEKIIYDGRKFTAAAQVSEDMFKRTVTINGLSKAVAMTGWRFGYIATPHPDLVKAMIKLQGQVTSNVNSITQYASILALEGQADDAIEMMRVEFEKRRDFAVEKFNAIKGISCVKPDGAFYLFVNIKGVTEDSMKFCSDLLEQKGVAVVPGLAFGTEGYFRFSFATDLTSIEKGIERIKEFVEANY from the coding sequence ATGAAAATTGCAAAAAGAATGGAAAATTTATCTCCATCAGTAACTATGGCAATTACTGCACTTGGTCGAGAGTTAAAAGCTCAAGGTAGAGATATCTTAAGCTTCAGTGCAGGAGAGCCTGACTTTAATACCCCTGATATCATCAAAGAAGCGGCTATTGATGCTATCAAAGCTGGTCATACGAAGTATACAGCGGTTGAAGGTATTACTGAAACCAAACAAGCAATTATTAACAAGCTAAAAAGAGATCATGGATTAAATTATGAACTCAATCATATCGTTATCAGTAACGGAGCAAAACACTCTTTATTTAACCTATTCCAAGTTTTAATTGAAGAGGGTGATGAAGTCATTATTCCTGCGCCGTATTGGGTAACGTATCCTGAACAAGTCAAATTCTCTGATGGTGTACCCGTATTTATTGATACAGACGACTCTACAGAGTTTAAAATTACACCTGAGCAATTGAAAGCTGCCATTACGCCAAAAACAAAAATTCTGCTTTTAAATACCCCTTCAAACCCAACAGGTTCAGTCTACTCAAAAGAGGAATTGATTGCCATTGGAGAAGTATTAAAAGGTACAGATATCTTAGTATTATCGGATGAAATGTACGAAAAAATCATCTACGATGGAAGAAAATTCACTGCAGCAGCCCAAGTGAGTGAAGATATGTTCAAACGAACTGTGACCATCAATGGATTGAGTAAAGCAGTTGCCATGACAGGTTGGAGATTTGGATATATTGCAACCCCACACCCTGATTTAGTAAAAGCGATGATTAAACTTCAAGGTCAAGTCACATCAAACGTCAACTCAATCACACAATACGCTTCAATCTTAGCTTTAGAGGGTCAAGCAGATGACGCGATTGAAATGATGCGAGTAGAGTTTGAAAAACGAAGAGATTTCGCTGTTGAAAAATTCAATGCGATCAAAGGAATCTCTTGTGTAAAACCTGATGGTGCATTCTACTTATTTGTCAACATCAAAGGAGTAACAGAAGATTCTATGAAGTTCTGTTCAGATTTATTAGAACAAAAAGGAGTTGCGGTTGTACCAGGACTTGCATTTGGTACAGAAGGATATTTTAGATTCTCATTTGCAACAGATTTAACAAGTATCGAAAAAGGTATTGAAAGAATCAAAGAGTTCGTTGAGGCGAACTACTAA
- a CDS encoding rhodanese-like domain-containing protein: protein MIYKLLFTLFLTFTSLLAQPDLSKANLYKADIDSHTAYKMQQEEGILIVDVRTKREYTYSHAKDSVNIPVFNEQFGQRVFNKNFVEQIDYALKGDMDKKVILICRTGSRTKFASNLLAYEGFSNVYNIKQGFAYDWSKTELPVEK from the coding sequence TTGATTTATAAACTGCTGTTTACACTTTTTTTAACGTTCACATCACTGTTGGCACAACCAGATTTAAGCAAAGCCAATTTATATAAAGCTGATATTGATTCACACACAGCGTATAAAATGCAACAAGAAGAAGGCATACTGATCGTCGATGTACGAACCAAACGTGAATATACCTATTCACATGCAAAAGATTCAGTCAATATCCCTGTATTTAATGAACAGTTTGGTCAGCGCGTATTTAATAAAAACTTCGTTGAACAAATCGATTATGCTTTAAAAGGCGACATGGATAAAAAAGTGATTTTAATCTGTCGTACGGGTTCAAGAACCAAATTTGCCTCAAACCTTTTAGCGTATGAAGGCTTTTCAAATGTTTATAATATCAAACAAGGGTTTGCTTACGACTGGAGTAAAACCGAGCTTCCTGTCGAGAAATAA
- a CDS encoding cation diffusion facilitator family transporter, translating into MTKQKKATVVSTSVAAFLTLIKLIIGVASGSVAVLASAVDSILDMFVSIFNYFAINNSEKPADDTFNYGRGKIEALASVIEGTIITISGLFLFYQAVEKAFTGEKSSYLSTSLIVMIISLVITILLVVYLHKIAKETNSMVVKADALHYKTDVYTNVAVLVSLVLVNVTGYELFDIIVGGGISVFIIYSAYELIKEGVLVLLDRALDEELVQNIEGILLSEKETNTFHLLKTREAGHQTFVDVHLVFDCLITLMDAHRVVDRIEDKIRKLDETREWSITIHMDPYDDLEINEEK; encoded by the coding sequence ATGACAAAACAAAAAAAAGCAACGGTCGTTTCCACTTCCGTTGCTGCTTTTCTCACACTGATTAAACTCATCATAGGAGTTGCCAGTGGTTCTGTGGCTGTTTTGGCTTCTGCTGTAGACTCTATTTTAGACATGTTTGTCTCAATTTTTAACTACTTTGCCATTAATAATTCAGAGAAACCTGCCGATGATACATTCAACTATGGTCGTGGAAAGATAGAAGCTTTAGCATCTGTTATTGAAGGAACGATTATCACCATTTCGGGTCTGTTTTTGTTTTATCAAGCCGTTGAAAAAGCCTTTACAGGTGAAAAATCTTCATACCTTTCAACCTCACTTATTGTGATGATTATTTCACTTGTGATTACCATTTTATTGGTCGTGTACTTACATAAAATAGCCAAAGAGACCAACAGTATGGTGGTAAAAGCAGACGCCCTGCACTATAAAACAGATGTCTATACCAACGTGGCTGTTTTAGTTTCACTTGTGCTTGTGAATGTGACTGGGTATGAACTCTTTGATATCATCGTTGGTGGGGGTATCTCGGTGTTTATTATCTACTCTGCGTATGAACTCATAAAAGAAGGAGTCTTGGTTCTTTTAGACAGAGCTTTGGATGAAGAGCTGGTGCAAAATATTGAAGGCATCCTGCTTTCAGAAAAAGAGACCAATACCTTTCACCTTTTAAAAACACGAGAAGCAGGTCATCAAACTTTTGTTGATGTACACTTGGTCTTTGACTGTCTGATTACCTTAATGGATGCGCATAGAGTTGTAGATAGAATTGAAGACAAAATCAGAAAACTCGATGAGACTCGTGAATGGAGCATCACCATTCATATGGATCCCTATGATGATTTAGAAATAAATGAGGAGAAATAA